In Candidatus Campbellbacteria bacterium, one DNA window encodes the following:
- a CDS encoding heavy metal translocating P-type ATPase, whose protein sequence is MLDSIMSHGDANLYLRRFWVVTFLLLPLVLVHPKVSETLNLTFFDLGKWVQFGIATVIFGFALVFFEHAWHEIKARQYGMMTLVSLAVGAGYLFSVASTFIPSLHAEFYFEISTLVWVLLFGHYLEAKSSGAAGNALQEVAKLLPKKAHKISDGTEVDVDISELEEGDTVLVKPGEKVPADGTITKGNSSVDESHITGESKPVEKKEGMEIVAGSICLDGSLTIELARVGESSTVGQIQKLIEQAGKTKPRSQRMADKASAVLTFVAATTALLTLLVWTFVIGEPFAFAITLAITVLVIACPHALGLAIPTVTTITTSLAVKNGFFIKDMSQIEMIRKTDYVVFDKTGTLTSGEFGVTKVVNIAADNTDEVLRVAASLEQHSSHITGHSILRDARSKEIDLSEISNFQNVSGKGVKAEIDGKEYVAGNAALLDELGVSYKEPEDVSGTLVYVASHEALLGYVVLSDAVKESSHKAVESLHDMGIKVAMLTGDNEQVAQAVSAELGIDTYFADVLPEDKYKHIKELQEQGHTVLMVGDGVNDAPALTQADAGVAIGAGTDVAVEAGDVVLTDNDPLDVVRLIKLAKKVYVKMVQNLVWALGYNVVAIPAAAGVFAAWGFFLRPEIGALIMSLSTVIVVINALTLKRISLEE, encoded by the coding sequence ATGCTTGATAGTATTATGAGTCATGGCGACGCTAATTTGTACTTACGACGGTTCTGGGTGGTCACCTTTCTCTTGCTACCGCTCGTTTTGGTACATCCAAAGGTCTCGGAAACCCTTAATCTCACGTTCTTTGATCTCGGAAAGTGGGTGCAGTTCGGGATCGCGACCGTGATCTTTGGTTTCGCGCTCGTCTTTTTTGAGCACGCTTGGCATGAGATAAAGGCACGTCAGTATGGCATGATGACGCTTGTCTCTCTTGCTGTGGGAGCAGGATATCTCTTTTCCGTTGCCTCGACTTTTATTCCCTCACTCCATGCTGAGTTCTATTTCGAGATCTCAACCCTCGTCTGGGTGCTTCTTTTCGGTCATTATTTGGAGGCAAAATCGAGCGGAGCCGCTGGGAACGCTCTTCAGGAAGTAGCCAAACTTTTACCCAAAAAGGCGCACAAAATTTCAGATGGCACTGAAGTTGATGTCGATATCTCCGAGCTAGAGGAAGGAGACACAGTGTTGGTGAAGCCGGGCGAGAAAGTGCCCGCGGACGGAACTATTACAAAAGGAAATTCTAGCGTTGACGAGTCGCACATCACCGGAGAATCAAAGCCGGTCGAAAAGAAAGAAGGAATGGAGATCGTTGCCGGGTCAATTTGTCTTGATGGCTCGCTCACGATCGAGCTAGCTCGGGTCGGGGAGAGCTCGACTGTCGGGCAGATACAGAAACTTATAGAACAAGCGGGCAAAACCAAACCACGTTCGCAAAGGATGGCAGACAAGGCATCGGCGGTGCTGACGTTCGTCGCCGCTACGACGGCTCTCCTCACGCTTCTCGTCTGGACGTTTGTGATCGGCGAGCCGTTTGCCTTCGCGATAACGCTCGCTATCACGGTACTTGTGATCGCTTGTCCGCACGCGCTTGGGCTCGCTATTCCAACGGTTACCACTATCACTACATCGCTTGCGGTCAAAAACGGTTTCTTTATCAAAGATATGTCTCAAATAGAGATGATACGAAAAACGGACTACGTGGTGTTCGACAAAACGGGTACGCTAACGAGCGGGGAATTCGGAGTAACTAAAGTGGTGAACATTGCGGCAGATAATACCGACGAAGTACTCAGAGTAGCGGCTTCATTGGAGCAACATTCTTCCCACATAACCGGCCATTCCATCTTGAGAGACGCTCGCTCTAAAGAGATCGATCTCTCGGAAATTTCTAATTTTCAAAACGTATCCGGAAAGGGTGTAAAAGCCGAGATCGATGGAAAAGAATACGTTGCCGGCAACGCGGCTTTGCTGGATGAATTGGGTGTAAGCTATAAAGAGCCGGAGGACGTATCCGGAACACTTGTATATGTTGCAAGCCACGAGGCATTGCTCGGCTATGTCGTTCTCTCGGACGCGGTTAAGGAGTCTTCGCACAAAGCTGTCGAGAGTTTGCACGATATGGGTATCAAAGTAGCGATGCTAACTGGAGATAACGAACAAGTGGCACAAGCCGTTTCGGCTGAATTGGGTATTGATACGTATTTTGCCGACGTGTTGCCGGAGGATAAGTACAAACATATAAAAGAGTTGCAAGAACAGGGGCACACGGTCCTTATGGTCGGCGATGGAGTAAACGATGCTCCTGCGCTCACTCAAGCTGACGCGGGTGTTGCGATCGGCGCTGGCACGGACGTGGCAGTTGAAGCGGGAGACGTAGTGCTGACCGATAACGATCCACTCGACGTGGTTCGTCTTATAAAACTAGCAAAGAAGGTGTACGTAAAGATGGTCCAAAACCTCGTATGGGCGCTCGGGTATAACGTGGTGGCGATCCCCGCGGCAGCCGGAGTGTTCGCGGCGTGGGGATTTTTCCTACGTCCGGAGATCGGGGCTCTCATAATGAGTCTTTCAACGGTTATTGTCGTTATCAACGCACTCACGCTCAAACGCATTTCGTTGGAGGAATAA
- a CDS encoding cation:proton antiporter, translating to MSPFSSFFLILLVAVIFSQIFTRMKIPWVVSLIIGGIILGPSGLDMFEPDQTIEFLATIGLVFLMFMAGLESRLTSTKGMKKRLVLTSLLIGAVPALTGIAITLAFGYEMETAVLMGIIFMSSAIALLIPQLQSQKIIGTDIGRVLVGSAVTVDALSLVLLSIYLQSVTTSFSPITLLMYGGLVVLIAFIGWLIPKVRWLAFSVRQPVEQDLFEKELRFIVLVLIGFVVLFEVVGLHSIIAAFFAGLVLSGTVKNSLIKAKLHAISYGFLVPVFFVVIGAQTDLSVFGEGFGALFLTVSIVVGLIASKTFSGWLAGRLGEFSNREGVFLGVASMPQLSTSLAVAFLGFGEGLLDQSLLAAIIALSIVTATVAPIVATALGRDIAPQEGVAEKTTDGEEEYAEKST from the coding sequence ATGTCCCCTTTTTCTTCTTTCTTTTTAATACTTTTGGTGGCAGTTATTTTCTCGCAGATATTCACAAGGATGAAGATACCCTGGGTAGTGTCTCTCATCATAGGTGGAATTATATTGGGTCCTAGCGGACTCGATATGTTTGAGCCGGATCAAACCATAGAGTTCTTGGCTACTATTGGGCTTGTCTTTCTTATGTTCATGGCCGGACTTGAGTCGCGCCTCACCAGCACAAAGGGAATGAAAAAACGCCTTGTTCTTACCAGTCTCCTTATCGGTGCTGTGCCGGCTCTGACGGGTATAGCTATAACGCTTGCATTTGGCTACGAGATGGAAACGGCGGTCCTCATGGGAATTATTTTTATGTCCTCGGCTATCGCGCTTTTAATACCCCAACTGCAGTCGCAAAAGATCATAGGTACCGATATAGGGAGAGTTCTCGTGGGATCAGCCGTGACGGTAGATGCTCTGAGTTTGGTGCTTCTTTCAATATATTTGCAGTCGGTGACAACCTCTTTCTCTCCCATAACCCTCTTGATGTACGGAGGTCTTGTTGTATTGATCGCCTTTATTGGTTGGCTTATTCCCAAGGTTCGCTGGCTTGCTTTTTCGGTGCGCCAGCCGGTAGAGCAGGACCTGTTTGAAAAAGAACTTCGTTTTATCGTACTCGTGCTCATTGGTTTTGTGGTTCTTTTTGAGGTTGTGGGACTGCACTCCATAATCGCGGCCTTCTTTGCGGGCTTAGTTCTTTCTGGAACAGTCAAAAACAGTCTTATCAAAGCAAAGCTGCATGCGATCAGTTATGGTTTTCTGGTGCCGGTATTCTTTGTAGTGATCGGCGCGCAAACAGATCTTTCTGTGTTTGGTGAAGGGTTTGGGGCATTGTTTCTTACTGTCAGCATAGTAGTCGGATTGATTGCTTCTAAGACTTTCAGTGGTTGGCTAGCTGGGCGTTTGGGAGAATTTAGCAATAGAGAAGGGGTGTTTCTGGGAGTAGCGTCAATGCCTCAGCTTTCTACTTCACTGGCGGTAGCGTTCTTGGGATTCGGTGAAGGTCTTTTAGATCAAAGCCTTTTAGCCGCGATCATAGCTCTGAGTATAGTCACGGCAACGGTGGCTCCGATAGTAGCTACAGCTTTGGGTCGTGATATCGCGCCGCAAGAAGGTGTTGCCGAAAAAACAACCGACGGCGAAGAAGAGTACGCTGAAAAAAGCACGTGA
- a CDS encoding HAD-IIB family hydrolase, with protein MIIACDLDRTLIPNGFEDNNSSLERFYEFVKDFDHTLVYATGRNLEMVRSAYEEFGLKVPDYLLASVGTMVYKREGDKLSLDPNWIDYVYTKHPEWDREEISLKLDAIEELEYQEEEVQNEFKISFYVKTEEDKEEIEKAVHQMLEGREGIEIVYSVDPHKKIGLLDILPTTATKLGALEYIRVTLEKEKEDVIYAGDSGNDILPLTYGYKGILVKNAPDEVKEEVLNIAKAAQISELVYVASGQYDEDGNYASGVIEGIKHFKEAKD; from the coding sequence ATGATAATCGCATGCGACCTAGACAGAACACTTATACCGAACGGATTCGAGGACAACAACTCTTCGCTTGAGAGATTTTATGAATTCGTCAAAGACTTTGACCACACCCTGGTTTATGCCACGGGGAGAAACTTAGAGATGGTAAGAAGTGCTTACGAAGAATTTGGATTGAAAGTGCCCGACTATCTTCTCGCCTCGGTTGGAACGATGGTTTATAAACGCGAAGGAGACAAACTTTCGCTTGACCCGAACTGGATAGACTACGTATATACAAAACACCCCGAATGGGATAGAGAAGAGATATCGCTGAAGCTCGACGCGATCGAAGAATTAGAATACCAGGAAGAAGAGGTGCAGAATGAATTTAAGATCAGCTTCTACGTTAAAACCGAGGAAGATAAGGAAGAAATAGAAAAAGCGGTTCACCAGATGCTCGAAGGCAGAGAAGGAATTGAAATAGTGTATAGCGTTGATCCTCATAAAAAGATAGGGCTTCTCGACATACTGCCAACAACCGCGACCAAGCTGGGGGCGCTTGAATATATCAGGGTTACTCTAGAAAAAGAGAAAGAGGATGTGATATACGCCGGCGATAGCGGTAATGACATATTACCTCTCACCTACGGATACAAAGGAATACTTGTCAAAAACGCTCCGGATGAAGTCAAAGAAGAAGTTTTGAATATCGCTAAAGCAGCGCAGATCTCAGAGTTGGTTTACGTCGCGTCCGGTCAGTACGACGAAGACGGCAACTATGCTTCAGGCGTAATAGAAGGGATCAAGCACTTTAAAGAGGCAAAGGATTAA